The following is a genomic window from Mycobacterium parmense.
AGACCATTTTCGAGGGCTTGAACAGCTCCTGACGGTCATCGGCGTATAGGCCGAGGGTGCCCGCTTGTGTGGCGATTCCCGCGATGTTCACCCGGGCGGCGCTTTGTCGGGCCACCGGAACCGCTCGCGGTATGCCGACCAATCCCACGTCGACAGGAACGCCTGCGCAGCCTCATAGCCCCTGTTGAAGAGCTCTTCGAGACGCCCCCGGGATGCGCCGAAGTCAAGTACGCCCACGTCAGTCGATTCGACCAAGATCGCGCGGGAACGAACCCACGGCTGGTTCAGCTGGGTCTGGTCATGACCGACCAGCATGGTGGTGAGCAGGCTCTCCAGCAGAGACGTCTGATCGAAGAGACGAAGCGGCCTCAGAGCAGGCATCACCTCGCCAATGCCCTCGGCAATCCTCGGTACCACGGTGATCCCGAACGTGGGCCAGCGTGGCGCTTTGCCGTCTGGCCGGTCAAAGGTATCGACCGGAAAGTTCGACAGCACGCCACCGTCGACCAGCGTGGATGGCCTACCGGTGGCGCTGGTCAACGTAACCGGGCGGTAGAAGAACGGAATCGCCATCGAAGCGCGCACGGCGTCCGCAACGAGTTGTTCATCGGGGTCCAGCCCGTAGAGGCGCCGGTAGTCCCACGGTAATCGCACCAACTGGGCCGCCGTCAGATCCGCGACAGTGACCACCAGCTTGCAACGCCGCCCTTCGATCAGGTGGTCTTCGTCGAGGGCCAGATCACCGAACGAGTTCACGCCCAGGTTTTTCAGCTCACTGCGAATCCAGTCGTAGGCGACGTCGCCGCGGTACATGCTCGAGTCCCGCAGCAGACCCCACGCAGGACCGAGATAGGGCACGGGTGCCGCGTCACGCCATTCGCGCAGCGGCACCGATAGCGCCAGTTCTTTGACCTCCTGGCTCGTCAGCTGGTCACCATTGGACGCGGCGGCGAGGATGGCCGCGACGACCGAGCCACCAGAGACCCCTGACGCCCTTTTGAACGAATATCCAGCGTCCATGAGCGCGACGATCGCACCTACCAGGCCGATGAACTTGACGCCCCCACCAGAGAGAACCACATCCGCATGTTTCGGCTGCTGGTTCATCTCGCGATCATGTGCCATTGCTGCCTTTCTGCCGCGAGGCAACCGAGCGCGGCGACTCAGCTGTCCGACGCCGCCTCGAGTATTTGCTGGGCCGCCAGCGCCGGCGTCAGCTCCCCGGCCTTGACCCGCCGTTCCACGTCGGCGCGGATCTTGCGCACCCGCGGGTTGGACAGCAGCCGGTCCAGGACCGTGTCGCGCACCATCTGCCAGGTCCAGTCGACCTGCTGGGCCCGCCGGCGCGCCTCGAACTCACCGGCCTCGGTCAGCACCTCGCGATGACGCTCGACGGTCTCCCACAGTTCCTTGAGGCCGGTCCCCTCGATCGCGCTCATTGTCAGAACGGGCGGCCGCCACAGCGTGTCGCCCGGATGGATCAGCCTGATCGCCGCGGAGAGCTCACGTGCGGCCGCCTTGGCCTCCGCGACGTGTTCCCCGTCGGCCTTGTTAACCACCACGATGTCGGCCAGCT
Proteins encoded in this region:
- a CDS encoding patatin-like phospholipase family protein yields the protein MNQQPKHADVVLSGGGVKFIGLVGAIVALMDAGYSFKRASGVSGGSVVAAILAAASNGDQLTSQEVKELALSVPLREWRDAAPVPYLGPAWGLLRDSSMYRGDVAYDWIRSELKNLGVNSFGDLALDEDHLIEGRRCKLVVTVADLTAAQLVRLPWDYRRLYGLDPDEQLVADAVRASMAIPFFYRPVTLTSATGRPSTLVDGGVLSNFPVDTFDRPDGKAPRWPTFGITVVPRIAEGIGEVMPALRPLRLFDQTSLLESLLTTMLVGHDQTQLNQPWVRSRAILVESTDVGVLDFGASRGRLEELFNRGYEAAQAFLSTWDWSAYRERFRWPDKAPPG